Proteins encoded in a region of the Triplophysa rosa linkage group LG14, Trosa_1v2, whole genome shotgun sequence genome:
- the camkk1b gene encoding LOW QUALITY PROTEIN: calcium/calmodulin-dependent protein kinase kinase 1b (The sequence of the model RefSeq protein was modified relative to this genomic sequence to represent the inferred CDS: inserted 1 base in 1 codon), with the protein MSADTANRMDLDPDYHAELTDMVAAMNVAANRLTPPNGYRTXPHRLNLSDRKLSLQERSSYGPTPRTARRPTIESKRVSISDGDDCVQLNQYKLKNAIGKGSYGVVKLAYNEDDDQYYAMKLVSKKKLMKQFGFTRRPPSRESNGSQENLSKPFGLLDRIYQEIAILKKLDHLNVVKLVEVLDDPVEDNLHMVFELVPKGPIMEIPTDNPLTEDMARFYFRDVILGIEYLHYQKIIHRDIKPSNLLLGDDGHIKIADFGVSNEFEGHDALLSNSAGTPAFMAPETLTDQDQRFSGRALDVWAMGITLYSFVFGRCPFHDDYILGLHEKIRTMPVEFPDNPLINEGLRDLLTRMLHKAPETRITIPEIKLHPWVTLDGTDLLPLEEEHCTVVEVTAEDIQNSVKLIPSLSTVILVKSMLRKRSFSNPFEGRRQGRSMSAPGGLTLDTSLFRPLRGSNSVGSREGELENLIEDETFS; encoded by the exons ATGAGTGCTGACACAGCCAACAGAATGGATCTGGACCCGGATTATCATGCAGAACTGACCGATATGGTAGCAGCCATGAATGTGGCAGCCAACCGGCTGACCCCACCAAATGGCTACAGGA ACCCACATCGCCTCAATCTCTCGGATCGCAAGCTGTCGTTGCAGGAGCGATCGAGTTACGGCCCTACCCCGAGGACAGCCAGGAGACCCACTATTGAATCCAAACGGGTGTCTATCTCTGATGGCGAT GACTGTGTTCAACTCAACCAGTATAAATTAAAGAATGCGATAGGAAAA GGTTCATACGGTGTGGTCAAACTAGCATATAATGAAGATGATGACCAGTACTAT GCTATGAAGCTTGTTTCCAAAAAGAAGCTAATGAAGCAGTTTGGATTCACAA GACGCCCGCCTTCCAGAGAATCTAATGGATCACAGGAGAATCTTTCAAAGCCTTTTGGCCTGTTGGACCGAATATATCAAGAAATTGCTATCTTGAAAAAACTTGACCATCTTAACGTTGTTAAATTAGTTGAG GTTCTTGATGACCCTGTTGAAGATAACTTGCATATGG TCTTTGAGTTGGTACCTAAAGG TCCAATAATGGAGATCCCAACAGACAATCCACTGACGGAGGATATGGCCCGTTTCTACTTTAGAGACGTAATTCTGGGAATTGAATACT TACACTATCAGAAAATCATTCACAGAGACATCAAACCCTCAAATCTGTTGCTGGGGGATGATGGCCACATAAAGATAGCAGATTTTGGTGTCAGTAATGAGTTTGAGGGTCATGATGCTCTCCTGTCAAACAGTGCAGGAACTCCAGCCTTCATGGCCCCTGAAACTCTGACTGACCAGGATCAGAGATTCAGCGGCAGG GCTTTAGACGTATGGGCAATGGGAATAACACTATACAGTTTTGTCTTCGGAAGG TGTCCCTTTCATGATGATTACATCCTAGGCCTGCATGAGAAAATCAGGACCATGCCAGTGGAGTTTCCAGACAA TCCATTGATCAATGAGGGGTTGAGAGATCTCCTTACCAGAATGCTACATAAAGCCCCTGAAACTCGAATCACGATACCAGAAATAAAG TTGCACCCATGGGTAACACTTGATGGTACCGATCTGTTACCTCTGGAGGAGGAACACTGTACAGTGGTGGAGGTCACAGCTGAAGATATCCAGAACTCCGTGAAACTAATTCCCAGTCTGTCTACTGTG ATCCTGGTGAAATCCATGTTGCGAAAGCGTTCCTTCAGTAATCCTTTTGAAGGTCGCAGACAGGGCAGGTCCATGTCGGCACCTGGAGGTCTGACCTT GGATACATCGCTGTTTCGCCCTTTAAG GGGAAGTAACAGTGTTGGCAGCAGAGAAGGAGAACTGGAGAATCTTATTGAGGATGAAACATTTTCGTGA
- the LOC130564829 gene encoding vacuolar protein sorting-associated protein 37B-like isoform X2: MYREWESTVNLDYLKCLHTAQLLDLLEDDETIRDTVRVNSKSRGLQRSKIMLQASNSRLAEQNFIYQPYLTKTKLLLAEKHRDLGELVSSVRRRQRKLETLQQRFNLRVIHSSLKEKIDFSLRESKVIL, from the exons ATGTATCGCGAATGGGAGTCGACGGTAAATTTGGATTATCTAAAATGTCTACACACCGCTCAACTTCTGGATCTCTTGGAGGACGACGAGACGATACGCGACACTGTCAGAGTCAATTCAAAG TCACGGGGTCTTCAGAGATCCAAAATAATGTTACAGGCATCGAACTCTCGGCTTGCAGAACAGAATTTTATATATCAGCCATATCTGACCAAAACAAAACTACTTTTGGCTGAAAAACATCGCGATCTCGGTGAGCTTGTCTCATCTGTTCGACGCAGACAGAGAAAGCTGG agactttacagcagagattCAACCTTCGAGTGATTCATTCATCACTTAAAGAGAAGATCGATTTTTCCCTGAGAGAGTCAAAGGTGATCTTGTAG
- the ywhag2 gene encoding 14-3-3 protein gamma-B: MVDREQLVQKARLAEQAERYDDMAAAMKSVTELNEALSNEERNLLSVAYKNVVGARRSSWRVISSIEQKTSADGNEKKIEMVRAYREKIEKELEAVCQDVLNLLDNFLIKNCSETQHESKVFYLKMKGDYYRYLAEVATGEKRSTVVESSEKAYNEAHEISKEHMQPTHPIRLGLALNYSVFYYEIQNAPEQACHLAKTAFDDAIAELDTLNEDSYKDSTLIMQLLRDNLTLWTSDQQDDDGGEGNN; this comes from the exons ATGGTTGACCGCGAGCAGCTGGTTCAAAAAGCCAGGCTGGCCGAGCAGGCAGAGAGATACGACGATATGGCTGCAGCCATGAAGTCG GTAACTGAGCTGAACGAGGCCTTGTCCAACGAAGAGAGGAACCTCTTGTCGGTCGCCTACAAGAACGTGGTAGGCGCTCGCCGCTCGTCCTGGAGAGTCATCTCCAGCATCGAGCAGAAGACCTCCGCCGACGGCAACGAGAAGAAAATCGAGATGGTGCGGGCCTACCGCGAGAAGATCGAGAAGGAGCTGGAGGCCGTGTGTCAAGACGTGCTCAACCTGCTGGATAACTTCCTGATCAAGAACTGCAGCGAAACCCAACACGAGAGCAAGGTCTTCTACCTGAAGATGAAGGGAGACTATTACCGCTACCTGGCCGAGGTGGCCACGGGCGAGAAGCGCTCCACCGTGGTGGAGTCTTCGGAAAAGGCCTACAACGAGGCTCACGAGATCAGCAAGGAGCACATGCAGCCCACCCATCCCATCCGACTGGGATTGGCCCTCAACTACTCTGTGTTCTACTACGAGATCCAGAACGCCCCGGAGCAGGCCTGTCATCTCGCCAAGACCGCCTTCGACGACGCCATCGCCGAGCTGGACACCCTCAATGAGGATTCCTACAAAGACTCAACCCTCATCATGCAACTCCTGCGAGACAACTTGACACTGTGGACGAGCGACCAGCAGGACGACGACGGCGGGGAGGGCAACAATTAA
- the LOC130564829 gene encoding vacuolar protein sorting-associated protein 37B-like isoform X1, which translates to MYREWESTVNLDYLKCLHTAQLLDLLEDDETIRDTVRVNSKSRGLQRSKIMLQASNSRLAEQNFIYQPYLTKTKLLLAEKHRDLGELVSSVRRRQRKLETLQQRFNLRVIHSSLKEKIDFSLRESKNIWQRFVEGKLLPTDFVESLQNTRKLYHTRLVQVEKIQNLIRQTQIYEKDIGHYLTVLQTPTNITICSGISPVIFLPDLHLQTSYLTPLQQHGCVDSCLMSHNELLHKQGHCKCRESHKWPQRHFHLQPLEIYKPKTSK; encoded by the exons ATGTATCGCGAATGGGAGTCGACGGTAAATTTGGATTATCTAAAATGTCTACACACCGCTCAACTTCTGGATCTCTTGGAGGACGACGAGACGATACGCGACACTGTCAGAGTCAATTCAAAG TCACGGGGTCTTCAGAGATCCAAAATAATGTTACAGGCATCGAACTCTCGGCTTGCAGAACAGAATTTTATATATCAGCCATATCTGACCAAAACAAAACTACTTTTGGCTGAAAAACATCGCGATCTCGGTGAGCTTGTCTCATCTGTTCGACGCAGACAGAGAAAGCTGG agactttacagcagagattCAACCTTCGAGTGATTCATTCATCACTTAAAGAGAAGATCGATTTTTCCCTGAGAGAGTCAAAG AATATTTGGCAAAGATTTGTAGAGGGAAAACTGCTGCCGACTGATTTTGTTGAATCACTTCAAAACACACGAAAATTATACCACACACGTCTGGTTCAGGTTGAGAAGATCCAGAATCTCATCAGACAAACACAGATTTACGAAAAAGATATTGGACATTATCTAACCGTCCTGCAAACACCAACCAATATCACTATTTGCAGTGGCATCTCTCCTGTTATCTTTCTGCCCGATCTTCATTTACAGACATCATATCTGACTCCTCTCCAGCAGCATGGCTGTGTTGATTCCTGTTTGATGTCCCACAATGAACTGCTTCATAAACAAGGTCATTGTAAGTGCAGAGAGAGTCATAAATGGCCACAaagacattttcatttacagcCACTTGAGATTTACAAGCCCAAGACTTCAAAGTAA